From a region of the Methanoculleus receptaculi genome:
- a CDS encoding DNA topoisomerase I, with protein MHLIIAEKNISAKRIAQILAGDEKVKTTKDGSVFTYSFDNRTVVGLKGHVVEVDFEPGYANWRSTTHTPRTLIDAGTVKKPTEKKIVNLIQKLAKKADLVTIATDYDTEGELIGKEAYELVRAVNPDVRVNRARFSAITPAEIRAAFENPVELDFDLAAAGEARQTVDLMWGAALTRFLSLAARRGGRDILSVGRVQSPTLAMIVDREREIENFVPQTYWVLSLTTEKDRTTFEARHTTGRFTDRDAAFTAKERTKEPLVVTEVKEGQKVDRAPTPFDTTTFIVAAARLGFSAANAMRIAEGLYMNGYISYPRTDNTVYPGSLNLNGILETLKGGVFDKDVAWVQQNRRSKPTRGKKESTDHPPIHPTAAATREVLGEEQWKVYELVVRRFLATLSPDAKWATTRYTFDASGETYRAAGGRLIEAGWRRVYPYSEAKETILPAIGQGEKLPIREVKLEEKETQPPARYSQSRLIQVMEELGLGTKSTRHEVIGKLISRRYVEGNPLRPTLVGRAVIDALDNHAATITEPEMTRTLEEHMQLIKQSRRSRDDVIHESRQMLHQVFDNLEAHESEIGNEIMEQTAEERTVGSCPVCGRDLRIRHSGASQFIGCNGYPECRFNISLPGTAWGRAIRTDETCEKHNLAHIRLIKKGARPWDLGCPLCNHISSNIEALYLMPSMTDDLLQRLHEQHIYTVSDIAGMPPEELAEALGIGIEEARGLAGEAEDALEVLRRRSELRKLVRKIVPPRKGRSHAKIFKSLLDEGIGDLHALSQAEVATLKKAGIPETAANELLDEARRLSGERALREAGVPAVSLKKYLEAGISRPEDLCYLPIPYLAGKTGINPETVHKHVDLVCRHLGRPTPPKITRQAIERGRKELLEIPGLGEATLQRLHLAGVYNAETLLEADPEMVSSITGIPKARIHDYIGHLK; from the coding sequence GTGCACCTTATAATCGCAGAGAAGAACATCTCGGCCAAGCGGATCGCGCAGATCCTTGCAGGCGACGAGAAGGTGAAGACAACAAAAGATGGAAGTGTCTTCACCTACTCGTTCGACAACAGGACTGTTGTGGGCCTAAAGGGGCACGTGGTTGAGGTGGACTTTGAACCGGGCTACGCAAACTGGCGCAGCACAACCCACACCCCGCGCACCCTCATCGATGCTGGGACAGTCAAGAAACCGACCGAGAAGAAGATAGTCAACCTCATCCAGAAACTTGCGAAGAAGGCCGATCTCGTCACCATCGCCACCGATTACGATACCGAGGGGGAACTGATCGGCAAAGAGGCCTACGAACTTGTGCGTGCGGTGAACCCCGACGTCAGGGTCAACCGCGCCCGGTTCTCGGCGATAACCCCGGCGGAGATACGGGCGGCCTTTGAAAACCCAGTCGAACTCGATTTTGACCTGGCGGCCGCAGGTGAAGCCCGCCAGACGGTCGACCTGATGTGGGGGGCGGCGCTGACCCGGTTCCTCAGCCTTGCGGCACGCCGTGGCGGCAGGGATATCCTCTCCGTCGGCCGCGTCCAGAGCCCGACGCTTGCCATGATCGTCGACCGGGAACGCGAGATCGAGAACTTTGTCCCCCAGACATACTGGGTGCTCTCGCTCACGACCGAGAAGGACAGAACAACCTTTGAGGCCCGACACACCACCGGCCGGTTCACTGACCGCGACGCGGCATTCACCGCAAAGGAGAGGACGAAAGAGCCGCTTGTTGTCACGGAAGTAAAAGAGGGGCAGAAGGTCGACCGTGCGCCGACACCGTTTGATACCACGACCTTCATAGTCGCGGCGGCCAGACTCGGGTTCTCGGCGGCAAACGCGATGCGGATCGCTGAGGGGCTCTATATGAACGGTTACATCTCCTATCCCCGGACGGACAACACGGTCTACCCGGGGTCGCTGAACCTGAACGGCATCCTGGAGACCCTGAAGGGAGGGGTCTTTGATAAGGACGTCGCCTGGGTCCAGCAGAACCGGCGCTCCAAACCGACCCGGGGCAAGAAGGAGAGCACCGACCATCCTCCCATCCACCCGACCGCGGCAGCGACCCGTGAGGTTCTCGGGGAGGAGCAATGGAAGGTTTACGAACTGGTTGTGCGACGGTTCCTGGCAACACTCTCCCCGGACGCAAAATGGGCGACCACCCGGTATACATTTGATGCTTCTGGTGAGACCTACCGCGCCGCGGGCGGCAGGCTCATAGAGGCGGGATGGCGCCGGGTCTACCCATACTCGGAGGCGAAGGAGACCATCCTTCCCGCGATCGGACAGGGCGAGAAACTGCCGATAAGGGAGGTGAAACTCGAAGAGAAAGAGACGCAACCCCCCGCACGCTACTCTCAGAGCCGGCTCATCCAGGTTATGGAGGAGCTCGGACTCGGCACAAAGAGCACCCGGCACGAGGTGATCGGGAAACTGATCTCACGCCGGTACGTGGAGGGAAACCCGCTCCGGCCGACGCTTGTCGGCAGGGCGGTCATAGACGCGCTCGACAACCATGCCGCGACGATCACCGAACCCGAGATGACCCGTACGCTTGAGGAGCACATGCAGCTCATAAAACAGAGCCGGCGCTCCCGTGACGATGTCATCCACGAGTCGCGCCAGATGCTGCACCAGGTCTTTGACAATCTTGAGGCGCACGAGTCGGAGATCGGAAACGAGATCATGGAGCAGACCGCTGAGGAGCGTACCGTCGGCTCCTGCCCAGTCTGCGGCAGAGATCTCCGGATCCGGCATAGCGGGGCTTCCCAGTTCATCGGATGCAACGGCTACCCGGAGTGCCGGTTCAACATCAGTTTGCCCGGCACAGCCTGGGGCAGGGCCATCAGGACGGATGAGACCTGCGAGAAGCACAACCTCGCTCACATCCGCCTGATCAAGAAAGGCGCCCGCCCCTGGGACCTCGGTTGCCCGCTCTGCAACCATATCTCCTCCAACATCGAGGCGCTTTACCTCATGCCCTCGATGACCGATGACCTGCTGCAGCGTCTGCACGAACAGCACATATACACAGTCTCCGATATCGCGGGCATGCCACCAGAAGAGCTCGCAGAGGCCCTGGGTATCGGTATCGAGGAGGCGAGAGGGCTTGCAGGGGAGGCGGAAGATGCGCTTGAGGTTCTTCGCAGAAGGTCGGAACTGCGGAAACTCGTCCGGAAGATAGTCCCCCCGAGGAAAGGGCGGAGCCACGCAAAGATCTTTAAGAGCCTCCTCGATGAGGGGATCGGCGATCTCCACGCGCTCTCTCAGGCCGAGGTTGCAACGCTCAAGAAAGCGGGAATCCCCGAGACGGCTGCAAACGAGCTGCTCGATGAAGCGCGCCGGCTCTCCGGCGAACGCGCCTTGAGGGAGGCGGGGGTTCCTGCTGTCAGCCTGAAGAAGTACCTTGAGGCCGGCATCAGCCGCCCCGAGGATCTCTGTTACCTCCCCATCCCCTACCTAGCAGGCAAAACCGGCATTAACCCGGAAACCGTACATAAACATGTGGATCTGGTATGCAGGCATCTTGGCCGCCCCACCCCGCCAAAGATCACCAGACAGGCGATCGAACGCGGACGAAAAGAACTCCTGGAGATTCCGGGGCTGGGCGAGGCGACCCTTCAGAGACTACACCTTGCGGGGGTATACAATGCCGAAACACTCCTTGAGGCTGACCCGGAGATGGTCTCCTCAATCACCGGCATCCCGAAGGCCAGGATCCATGACTACATCGGCCACCTGAAGTGA
- the gatB gene encoding Asp-tRNA(Asn)/Glu-tRNA(Gln) amidotransferase subunit GatB — MKTIIGLEVHVQLSTATKLFCGCSTDYRDDEPNTHCCPICLGLPGALPRLNVRAVEHGLKVAKALNMEVLEESEFARKNYFYPDLPKGYQITQYDKPLAVAGTVEIEDDEGHEKIVRISRIHLEEDPGRLIHVASGSGYSLVDYNRSGIPLLEIVTEPDLRSPQEARRFLNRLRAILEYLEVFDGDREGGLRVDANISLEGSERVEVKNISSYKGVEKALTFEVTRQRNLLRRGQKVGRETRHFMEARGITTSARSKEEEQDYRYFTEPDLRPFRVADLVTGIELPELPTARKERFMAEYGISLNHARTLTGDPRLADFYEEVAYVDPFLAATWVADTLLGELNYRGMRITDVPANRFIELLALIRSGTITDTVAVQVLREMLDACAAGRPCEPPAVIVKREGLVRGEGEEFADVIRDVIAANPQAVADYRAGKKGALNFLVGQVMKETRGRADPRELGRIVAEYIDTGEV, encoded by the coding sequence ATGAAGACGATCATCGGGCTTGAGGTTCATGTCCAGTTATCCACCGCAACAAAACTCTTCTGCGGTTGCTCAACAGACTACCGGGACGACGAGCCCAACACCCACTGTTGCCCCATCTGTCTCGGTCTGCCTGGTGCGCTCCCCAGACTGAACGTACGAGCTGTCGAACACGGCCTGAAGGTGGCAAAAGCCCTCAACATGGAGGTGCTGGAAGAGTCGGAGTTTGCCCGGAAGAACTACTTCTACCCCGACCTCCCGAAGGGATACCAGATCACCCAGTATGACAAACCGCTCGCGGTCGCGGGGACGGTCGAGATCGAGGACGACGAGGGTCATGAAAAGATCGTCCGCATCAGCCGTATACACCTCGAAGAGGACCCGGGAAGGCTCATCCACGTCGCGAGCGGGTCAGGTTACTCGCTCGTCGACTACAACCGTTCCGGCATCCCGCTGCTTGAGATAGTCACGGAACCCGATCTACGCTCACCTCAGGAGGCGCGCCGGTTTCTCAACAGGCTTCGGGCGATCCTGGAATACCTCGAGGTCTTCGACGGCGACCGTGAAGGAGGACTCCGTGTCGATGCAAACATCTCGCTCGAAGGCTCTGAGCGGGTCGAGGTCAAGAACATCTCATCCTACAAGGGTGTCGAGAAGGCCCTCACCTTCGAGGTGACCCGGCAGAGGAACCTCCTTCGGCGAGGCCAGAAGGTTGGACGAGAGACCCGGCACTTCATGGAAGCGCGAGGGATAACCACATCCGCCCGCAGCAAGGAGGAGGAGCAGGACTACCGCTACTTCACCGAACCAGATCTCCGACCGTTCCGGGTCGCCGACCTGGTCACCGGGATCGAACTGCCCGAACTGCCCACCGCCCGGAAAGAGAGGTTCATGGCAGAGTACGGGATATCGTTAAACCACGCGAGGACACTGACCGGCGATCCCAGACTCGCTGATTTCTACGAGGAGGTCGCCTACGTCGATCCCTTCCTCGCAGCAACCTGGGTGGCCGACACGCTGCTTGGAGAACTCAACTACCGCGGGATGCGGATCACCGACGTTCCCGCCAACCGATTCATAGAACTCCTGGCACTCATCAGATCAGGAACCATCACCGATACCGTTGCAGTCCAGGTGCTGCGTGAAATGCTTGATGCCTGCGCCGCTGGAAGGCCGTGTGAACCTCCCGCCGTGATAGTCAAACGCGAAGGCCTGGTAAGGGGTGAGGGCGAGGAGTTTGCGGATGTCATCCGTGACGTGATTGCCGCAAACCCGCAGGCGGTTGCCGACTACCGGGCGGGGAAGAAAGGCGCGCTGAACTTCCTGGTCGGTCAGGTGATGAAAGAGACCCGCGGTCGGGCGGATCCGCGGGAACTCGGTCGAATCGTGGCCGAATACATAGATACAGGCGAGGTGTAA